TGTGGCATGTAGTAACCATTTGGACAGACAAGTAAATTTTTGTGCGTTTGCCCATTGGATGATGCAAAAGTTGAAGCAGGCGAAGAACCAGAAGGATTAGGAACACTGCTGAAAGGGTAATGATTATTCTGCATGCTGGGACAAGAATAAGACTGTGTATCAGCATGGTGTGATTGTGACAGAGTTTGTTGATGGGTTTGCTGGTGTTGTGGTTGAGAGGGTTGTTGCTGGCCTGGAAGGGTTTCCTTCTGCatgataatattatgaattaaatcagTCCTTTTCAATTGTTGTTCACTCAGGTACCTCGGTGCCTGTTCTAATGTTCTGACAAGTGTACTGTGAGTACTAGCCAAAGACACCTGGCTAGGACTGGCAGGACTCTCAGCCTCTCGGCGAGCAGCCCGGAATTTCTTATGATGGCGATAAGCCTCATCCATAAGCATATGTGGATTGATGATGGGTGGTGCCTGCAGAGCACGTTTTAAAACGGGCATGTCTTCAATGGTATCATGCTTTTCTGATGCATTATCATGATCCATGTCTTTCACTTTCTCATCAACTGATGACCTGGGGCTAGAGCAAACGGAAATTGTTGGAGTTGTGCTAGGTCCATGCTCTTTCCCACTTTCGATGCCAGAATCTGTTGGAGAGTCAACTCTACGCAGCTTTGGATAAACATGCCCTTTAATTGGGCTGTCAATAAAATAACCTTCATCGCCAGAACTGCTTCCATGTTCGGATCCTGGATTTTCGAGAGGCCTTTTTGGCATACTATGATGATAGTCAACCACTGTTTGGTTTGCTTCGGACTGCCATGTTTCTTCATTTGCATAACTTCGCGAACTGGAAAAGCTGGATGTTCTGATGGGGCTTTTCACATCATCGACACAAAGTCCACTGCCGATGGATCTGGGAGAGCCAACTAAATCGTGTTCATCTTTGGAATCAGTTGTACTCCACTCACTACCTGTGGTGCTACCCCCATGTTGACTATGCTGACCAGGAGACGTACTTCTCAGGTCTTCTTCTGGAGCAAGGCACGGTGGATGGGCAGCGACCAGAGAATAAGTGCTCCAGATATCGTGAGGGATTGCAGTGTAAGCAGTTTGATTGTTCATTGAAGTATCAGTAATGCCGTCTATTGCACCAGCAGCTCTCCTATTGCAAGGCTCCATTTTGTAAGCTAAAAGTTTCTCAGAATGAAGAGTGTTCAAAGTACGAAGATCAGGAATTTTCTTCATCAAATCTccaaaaatatttggattttctgGATGATTTGCAGACACGGCTTTCtccaaaatattcttcattttctgtTGAACTTTGCAAACTAAATCAGTGTTCCTCAATCCAGGTCGatctaaaagaataatgaaaaaaaattataagtaacagaacaaaataataaaattaaaaatcattcactaatattgatttaattttttaaaaattaaaatctagttCGAAACTTACCAGATGCAATAACCACAACAGCACAGAAAAGTCCAACTTCACTATCAGACAGGTGAAGCGTGTTCAATCTTTCAGCGAAGTCAAACATGGAGTCCAACAGAAATCTCGCATTGCTAGCTGAATGCAGAGATTCCCTGCGCAACACTTGGCCATTGAGGCAGATCAGTGAATTGGCGTGAGAGTCAAACATGCAGGCTAATCTCACTAACAAAACTTCAAACACACCAgcctgaaaaaataaaacaaaaaattagatacataatcttaacaaaaaaagaaaaacgctCAAAATACTCTTTCCAACCATATT
The Argiope bruennichi chromosome 6, qqArgBrue1.1, whole genome shotgun sequence DNA segment above includes these coding regions:
- the LOC129971104 gene encoding nuclear hormone receptor E75-like isoform X2, with product MILTDKDLQLLSSIPSSVPDQEKRENDLKIEFDGTTVLCRVCGDKASGFHYGVHSCEGCKGFFRRSIQQKIQYRPCTKNQQCSILRINRNRCQYCRLKKCIAVGMSRDAVRFGRVPKREKAKILAAMQKVNASSQEKALGAELEDELRLLTTIVRAHEETCDYTKDKVIGLVEKARNQPVYTQCPPQLACPLNPAPHIMENGASHYMEDFSERFAPAIKGVVEFAKRIPGFGFLSQDDQVTLLKAGVFEVLLVRLACMFDSHANSLICLNGQVLRRESLHSASNARFLLDSMFDFAERLNTLHLSDSEVGLFCAVVVIASDRPGLRNTDLVCKVQQKMKNILEKAVSANHPENPNIFGDLMKKIPDLRTLNTLHSEKLLAYKMEPCNRRAAGAIDGITDTSMNNQTAYTAIPHDIWSTYSLVAAHPPCLAPEEDLRSTSPGQHSQHGGSTTGSEWSTTDSKDEHDLVGSPRSIGSGLCVDDVKSPIRTSSFSSSRSYANEETWQSEANQTVVDYHHSMPKRPLENPGSEHGSSSGDEGYFIDSPIKGHVYPKLRRVDSPTDSGIESGKEHGPSTTPTISVCSSPRSSVDEKVKDMDHDNASEKHDTIEDMPVLKRALQAPPIINPHMLMDEAYRHHKKFRAARREAESPASPSQVSLASTHSTLVRTLEQAPRYLSEQQLKRTDLIHNIIMQKETLPGQQQPSQPQHQQTHQQTLSQSHHADTQSYSCPSMQNNHYPFSSVPNPSGSSPASTFASSNGQTHKNLLVCPNGYYMPQGGNVQQTSIYSPATSVSWQFTQQSSSAATVTSASPVQVHAQYEHSSHMPQNSPGSHQNSTSNYCSSPVANTSRAGSPRLLYNPRSSPPATTSPLVMNGNGLCSSTIQTVCQADMRPGQTEASYKPSGESQPLNLSKKLFSPPPMLKIES
- the LOC129971104 gene encoding nuclear hormone receptor E75-like isoform X5 codes for the protein MCLKNLKPNPPQTGKKSVRKGFFRRSIQQKIQYRPCTKNQQCSILRINRNRCQYCRLKKCIAVGMSRDAVRFGRVPKREKAKILAAMQKVNASSQEKALGAELEDELRLLTTIVRAHEETCDYTKDKVIGLVEKARNQPVYTQCPPQLACPLNPAPHIMENGASHYMEDFSERFAPAIKGVVEFAKRIPGFGFLSQDDQVTLLKAGVFEVLLVRLACMFDSHANSLICLNGQVLRRESLHSASNARFLLDSMFDFAERLNTLHLSDSEVGLFCAVVVIASDRPGLRNTDLVCKVQQKMKNILEKAVSANHPENPNIFGDLMKKIPDLRTLNTLHSEKLLAYKMEPCNRRAAGAIDGITDTSMNNQTAYTAIPHDIWSTYSLVAAHPPCLAPEEDLRSTSPGQHSQHGGSTTGSEWSTTDSKDEHDLVGSPRSIGSGLCVDDVKSPIRTSSFSSSRSYANEETWQSEANQTVVDYHHSMPKRPLENPGSEHGSSSGDEGYFIDSPIKGHVYPKLRRVDSPTDSGIESGKEHGPSTTPTISVCSSPRSSVDEKVKDMDHDNASEKHDTIEDMPVLKRALQAPPIINPHMLMDEAYRHHKKFRAARREAESPASPSQVSLASTHSTLVRTLEQAPRYLSEQQLKRTDLIHNIIMQKETLPGQQQPSQPQHQQTHQQTLSQSHHADTQSYSCPSMQNNHYPFSSVPNPSGSSPASTFASSNGQTHKNLLVCPNGYYMPQGGNVQQTSIYSPATSVSWQFTQQSSSAATVTSASPVQVHAQYEHSSHMPQNSPGSHQNSTSNYCSSPVANTSRAGSPRLLYNPRSSPPATTSPLVMNGNGLCSSTIQTVCQADMRPGQTEASYKPSGESQPLNLSKKLFSPPPMLKIES
- the LOC129971104 gene encoding ecdysone-inducible protein E75-like isoform X4, whose amino-acid sequence is MTSILSRLLTADKPWTAPYMVPMPAQRPIYSQSVTSSSSQVLAPQHNVVSGNEFPPVQVPAGRRKKTSRKSQDTPVRFGRVPKREKAKILAAMQKVNASSQEKALGAELEDELRLLTTIVRAHEETCDYTKDKVIGLVEKARNQPVYTQCPPQLACPLNPAPHIMENGASHYMEDFSERFAPAIKGVVEFAKRIPGFGFLSQDDQVTLLKAGVFEVLLVRLACMFDSHANSLICLNGQVLRRESLHSASNARFLLDSMFDFAERLNTLHLSDSEVGLFCAVVVIASDRPGLRNTDLVCKVQQKMKNILEKAVSANHPENPNIFGDLMKKIPDLRTLNTLHSEKLLAYKMEPCNRRAAGAIDGITDTSMNNQTAYTAIPHDIWSTYSLVAAHPPCLAPEEDLRSTSPGQHSQHGGSTTGSEWSTTDSKDEHDLVGSPRSIGSGLCVDDVKSPIRTSSFSSSRSYANEETWQSEANQTVVDYHHSMPKRPLENPGSEHGSSSGDEGYFIDSPIKGHVYPKLRRVDSPTDSGIESGKEHGPSTTPTISVCSSPRSSVDEKVKDMDHDNASEKHDTIEDMPVLKRALQAPPIINPHMLMDEAYRHHKKFRAARREAESPASPSQVSLASTHSTLVRTLEQAPRYLSEQQLKRTDLIHNIIMQKETLPGQQQPSQPQHQQTHQQTLSQSHHADTQSYSCPSMQNNHYPFSSVPNPSGSSPASTFASSNGQTHKNLLVCPNGYYMPQGGNVQQTSIYSPATSVSWQFTQQSSSAATVTSASPVQVHAQYEHSSHMPQNSPGSHQNSTSNYCSSPVANTSRAGSPRLLYNPRSSPPATTSPLVMNGNGLCSSTIQTVCQADMRPGQTEASYKPSGESQPLNLSKKLFSPPPMLKIES
- the LOC129971104 gene encoding nuclear hormone receptor E75-like isoform X3; its protein translation is MFEAMPRDNHPEFDGTTVLCRVCGDKASGFHYGVHSCEGCKGFFRRSIQQKIQYRPCTKNQQCSILRINRNRCQYCRLKKCIAVGMSRDAVRFGRVPKREKAKILAAMQKVNASSQEKALGAELEDELRLLTTIVRAHEETCDYTKDKVIGLVEKARNQPVYTQCPPQLACPLNPAPHIMENGASHYMEDFSERFAPAIKGVVEFAKRIPGFGFLSQDDQVTLLKAGVFEVLLVRLACMFDSHANSLICLNGQVLRRESLHSASNARFLLDSMFDFAERLNTLHLSDSEVGLFCAVVVIASDRPGLRNTDLVCKVQQKMKNILEKAVSANHPENPNIFGDLMKKIPDLRTLNTLHSEKLLAYKMEPCNRRAAGAIDGITDTSMNNQTAYTAIPHDIWSTYSLVAAHPPCLAPEEDLRSTSPGQHSQHGGSTTGSEWSTTDSKDEHDLVGSPRSIGSGLCVDDVKSPIRTSSFSSSRSYANEETWQSEANQTVVDYHHSMPKRPLENPGSEHGSSSGDEGYFIDSPIKGHVYPKLRRVDSPTDSGIESGKEHGPSTTPTISVCSSPRSSVDEKVKDMDHDNASEKHDTIEDMPVLKRALQAPPIINPHMLMDEAYRHHKKFRAARREAESPASPSQVSLASTHSTLVRTLEQAPRYLSEQQLKRTDLIHNIIMQKETLPGQQQPSQPQHQQTHQQTLSQSHHADTQSYSCPSMQNNHYPFSSVPNPSGSSPASTFASSNGQTHKNLLVCPNGYYMPQGGNVQQTSIYSPATSVSWQFTQQSSSAATVTSASPVQVHAQYEHSSHMPQNSPGSHQNSTSNYCSSPVANTSRAGSPRLLYNPRSSPPATTSPLVMNGNGLCSSTIQTVCQADMRPGQTEASYKPSGESQPLNLSKKLFSPPPMLKIES
- the LOC129971104 gene encoding nuclear hormone receptor E75-like isoform X1, coding for MVENLKSTVEEDSINCSVDDNMVPNINSNKTPVPTEQIEFDGTTVLCRVCGDKASGFHYGVHSCEGCKGFFRRSIQQKIQYRPCTKNQQCSILRINRNRCQYCRLKKCIAVGMSRDAVRFGRVPKREKAKILAAMQKVNASSQEKALGAELEDELRLLTTIVRAHEETCDYTKDKVIGLVEKARNQPVYTQCPPQLACPLNPAPHIMENGASHYMEDFSERFAPAIKGVVEFAKRIPGFGFLSQDDQVTLLKAGVFEVLLVRLACMFDSHANSLICLNGQVLRRESLHSASNARFLLDSMFDFAERLNTLHLSDSEVGLFCAVVVIASDRPGLRNTDLVCKVQQKMKNILEKAVSANHPENPNIFGDLMKKIPDLRTLNTLHSEKLLAYKMEPCNRRAAGAIDGITDTSMNNQTAYTAIPHDIWSTYSLVAAHPPCLAPEEDLRSTSPGQHSQHGGSTTGSEWSTTDSKDEHDLVGSPRSIGSGLCVDDVKSPIRTSSFSSSRSYANEETWQSEANQTVVDYHHSMPKRPLENPGSEHGSSSGDEGYFIDSPIKGHVYPKLRRVDSPTDSGIESGKEHGPSTTPTISVCSSPRSSVDEKVKDMDHDNASEKHDTIEDMPVLKRALQAPPIINPHMLMDEAYRHHKKFRAARREAESPASPSQVSLASTHSTLVRTLEQAPRYLSEQQLKRTDLIHNIIMQKETLPGQQQPSQPQHQQTHQQTLSQSHHADTQSYSCPSMQNNHYPFSSVPNPSGSSPASTFASSNGQTHKNLLVCPNGYYMPQGGNVQQTSIYSPATSVSWQFTQQSSSAATVTSASPVQVHAQYEHSSHMPQNSPGSHQNSTSNYCSSPVANTSRAGSPRLLYNPRSSPPATTSPLVMNGNGLCSSTIQTVCQADMRPGQTEASYKPSGESQPLNLSKKLFSPPPMLKIES
- the LOC129971104 gene encoding nuclear hormone receptor E75-like isoform X6, with protein sequence MCLKNLKPNPPQTGKKSGFFRRSIQQKIQYRPCTKNQQCSILRINRNRCQYCRLKKCIAVGMSRDAVRFGRVPKREKAKILAAMQKVNASSQEKALGAELEDELRLLTTIVRAHEETCDYTKDKVIGLVEKARNQPVYTQCPPQLACPLNPAPHIMENGASHYMEDFSERFAPAIKGVVEFAKRIPGFGFLSQDDQVTLLKAGVFEVLLVRLACMFDSHANSLICLNGQVLRRESLHSASNARFLLDSMFDFAERLNTLHLSDSEVGLFCAVVVIASDRPGLRNTDLVCKVQQKMKNILEKAVSANHPENPNIFGDLMKKIPDLRTLNTLHSEKLLAYKMEPCNRRAAGAIDGITDTSMNNQTAYTAIPHDIWSTYSLVAAHPPCLAPEEDLRSTSPGQHSQHGGSTTGSEWSTTDSKDEHDLVGSPRSIGSGLCVDDVKSPIRTSSFSSSRSYANEETWQSEANQTVVDYHHSMPKRPLENPGSEHGSSSGDEGYFIDSPIKGHVYPKLRRVDSPTDSGIESGKEHGPSTTPTISVCSSPRSSVDEKVKDMDHDNASEKHDTIEDMPVLKRALQAPPIINPHMLMDEAYRHHKKFRAARREAESPASPSQVSLASTHSTLVRTLEQAPRYLSEQQLKRTDLIHNIIMQKETLPGQQQPSQPQHQQTHQQTLSQSHHADTQSYSCPSMQNNHYPFSSVPNPSGSSPASTFASSNGQTHKNLLVCPNGYYMPQGGNVQQTSIYSPATSVSWQFTQQSSSAATVTSASPVQVHAQYEHSSHMPQNSPGSHQNSTSNYCSSPVANTSRAGSPRLLYNPRSSPPATTSPLVMNGNGLCSSTIQTVCQADMRPGQTEASYKPSGESQPLNLSKKLFSPPPMLKIES
- the LOC129971104 gene encoding nuclear hormone receptor E75-like isoform X7 produces the protein MTVDRCKGFFRRSIQQKIQYRPCTKNQQCSILRINRNRCQYCRLKKCIAVGMSRDAVRFGRVPKREKAKILAAMQKVNASSQEKALGAELEDELRLLTTIVRAHEETCDYTKDKVIGLVEKARNQPVYTQCPPQLACPLNPAPHIMENGASHYMEDFSERFAPAIKGVVEFAKRIPGFGFLSQDDQVTLLKAGVFEVLLVRLACMFDSHANSLICLNGQVLRRESLHSASNARFLLDSMFDFAERLNTLHLSDSEVGLFCAVVVIASDRPGLRNTDLVCKVQQKMKNILEKAVSANHPENPNIFGDLMKKIPDLRTLNTLHSEKLLAYKMEPCNRRAAGAIDGITDTSMNNQTAYTAIPHDIWSTYSLVAAHPPCLAPEEDLRSTSPGQHSQHGGSTTGSEWSTTDSKDEHDLVGSPRSIGSGLCVDDVKSPIRTSSFSSSRSYANEETWQSEANQTVVDYHHSMPKRPLENPGSEHGSSSGDEGYFIDSPIKGHVYPKLRRVDSPTDSGIESGKEHGPSTTPTISVCSSPRSSVDEKVKDMDHDNASEKHDTIEDMPVLKRALQAPPIINPHMLMDEAYRHHKKFRAARREAESPASPSQVSLASTHSTLVRTLEQAPRYLSEQQLKRTDLIHNIIMQKETLPGQQQPSQPQHQQTHQQTLSQSHHADTQSYSCPSMQNNHYPFSSVPNPSGSSPASTFASSNGQTHKNLLVCPNGYYMPQGGNVQQTSIYSPATSVSWQFTQQSSSAATVTSASPVQVHAQYEHSSHMPQNSPGSHQNSTSNYCSSPVANTSRAGSPRLLYNPRSSPPATTSPLVMNGNGLCSSTIQTVCQADMRPGQTEASYKPSGESQPLNLSKKLFSPPPMLKIES